One region of Psychrobacter sp. DAB_AL43B genomic DNA includes:
- a CDS encoding capsule assembly Wzi family protein, producing MYKKLSILLSFGVLSSVSMLASAQNLYMNDLKLKADLDWLNTQGVAQISTSTWPLTANEIKRALNTANAQTLAQQQILQSVQTRLNQNRDSVVKGSAALHIQADRDQLPQKFADDQLAGQQASVGVSLSEAEWEFNLQANLKNDKLIDDDSDVSFEGSYLAGTVANQWLIAGKIPTWWGPGHDGSLIRGDASLPVAGFTMQRDQQTTPTSPYLSWVGPWQYQLFAGQLEDYEAIPDTKLFGARLTVSPWEWLEVGASRTFMWGGEGRPQSFSSFTDALLGTKDNEATNSIEAADDPANQLGGFDARLNLSPLVNVPAGIYGQYIGEDEAGGLPAKNMYLAGIDYASAAYGKPYQLYAEYTDTRSSGEVRGISYDHFVYTDGYYQQGFPLGYALGGDAESIALGGRLWLDSRNFINAKLQHAKVNQANEAINQAFPTTDKLTVLDVAWEHQYNPKTLISSRLWAVDSDIQSTDVGVGVGIELQTY from the coding sequence ATGTATAAAAAACTAAGTATTCTATTGAGTTTTGGTGTTTTATCATCAGTGTCTATGCTGGCATCAGCGCAGAACCTGTATATGAACGATCTAAAGCTTAAAGCAGATCTTGACTGGCTTAATACTCAAGGGGTAGCACAGATTAGCACCAGTACTTGGCCGCTGACCGCTAATGAGATCAAACGCGCTTTAAATACCGCTAATGCCCAGACGTTAGCGCAGCAGCAGATACTACAGTCGGTACAAACGCGATTGAATCAGAACCGTGACTCAGTGGTAAAGGGATCGGCAGCATTGCATATACAAGCCGATAGAGATCAACTACCACAAAAATTCGCCGACGATCAACTTGCTGGTCAACAAGCAAGCGTAGGGGTGTCGCTTAGCGAAGCGGAATGGGAATTTAATTTACAAGCTAACTTAAAGAACGATAAGCTAATTGATGACGACTCAGATGTTAGCTTTGAGGGCTCATATCTTGCGGGTACTGTTGCTAATCAGTGGTTAATCGCAGGTAAAATTCCAACGTGGTGGGGACCTGGGCATGATGGTAGCCTTATTCGAGGCGATGCAAGCTTGCCAGTCGCTGGTTTCACCATGCAGCGTGATCAACAAACAACGCCGACATCTCCATATTTATCATGGGTCGGACCTTGGCAGTATCAGCTATTTGCTGGCCAGTTAGAGGATTATGAGGCGATTCCAGATACTAAGCTATTTGGTGCAAGGCTTACGGTTAGCCCATGGGAATGGTTAGAAGTCGGTGCGTCACGTACCTTTATGTGGGGCGGTGAAGGTCGTCCACAGAGTTTTAGTTCTTTTACTGATGCTCTTTTAGGAACCAAAGATAACGAAGCAACTAATAGTATTGAGGCAGCTGATGATCCAGCCAATCAGCTTGGCGGTTTCGATGCTCGCTTAAACTTATCACCATTGGTGAATGTACCTGCTGGCATTTATGGGCAGTATATCGGTGAAGATGAAGCAGGCGGTTTGCCAGCTAAAAACATGTATTTAGCAGGTATTGATTATGCATCTGCTGCTTATGGTAAACCTTACCAGCTTTATGCGGAATATACGGACACTCGTTCTAGTGGCGAAGTCAGAGGTATATCCTATGACCACTTTGTTTATACCGATGGCTATTATCAGCAAGGTTTCCCATTAGGTTATGCATTAGGTGGCGATGCGGAAAGTATCGCGCTTGGTGGTCGCTTATGGCTTGATAGTCGTAACTTTATCAATGCAAAATTACAGCATGCCAAAGTAAATCAAGCAAATGAAGCCATTAATCAAGCATTCCCAACGACTGATAAGCTGACCGTTCTCGATGTGGCTTGGGAACATCAATACAATCCAAAGACGCTTATATCTAGTAGGCTGTGGGCAGTAGATTCAGATATCCAGTCGACTGATGTCGGCGTAGGTGTAGGTATCGAGCTACAGACTTATTAG
- the folD gene encoding bifunctional methylenetetrahydrofolate dehydrogenase/methenyltetrahydrofolate cyclohydrolase FolD, whose amino-acid sequence MSITSTAQGSATVLDGKALAKQIEQQLRTRVDAIKAKTGRTPSLATILVGDDPASATYVRMKGNACKRVGMDSIRVEMPSVTTTEELISKIDELNSNPDVHGILLQHPVPAHIDERACFEQIDLAKDVDGVTCLGFGRMAMQQSAYGSCTPQGIMHLLAHHNIELAGKEAVVVGRSAILGKPMAMMLLNANCTVTICHSRTQDLESHIKRADIVVGAVGVPELIKADWIKAGAVVIDAGFHPTDNGGVGDIELQGVENIASAYTPVPGGVGPMTINTLIRQTVDAAEKSAGLDGSVSS is encoded by the coding sequence ATGTCTATTACGTCAACTGCCCAAGGATCTGCTACCGTTTTGGACGGTAAAGCACTTGCTAAACAAATAGAACAGCAACTGCGTACGCGTGTAGACGCTATTAAAGCTAAGACAGGGCGCACACCAAGCTTAGCGACGATATTGGTTGGTGATGATCCAGCCTCAGCGACTTATGTACGGATGAAGGGTAATGCTTGTAAGCGTGTTGGTATGGATTCTATACGAGTTGAGATGCCAAGTGTGACGACTACTGAAGAGCTTATATCTAAGATAGACGAGCTCAACAGCAATCCAGACGTCCATGGTATTTTGCTGCAACATCCAGTACCTGCGCATATCGACGAGCGTGCTTGCTTTGAGCAGATTGACTTGGCAAAAGACGTCGATGGGGTGACGTGTCTTGGTTTTGGTCGTATGGCGATGCAGCAGTCCGCTTACGGTTCGTGCACCCCGCAGGGTATCATGCATTTACTAGCGCATCATAATATTGAGTTGGCAGGTAAAGAAGCGGTGGTCGTAGGGCGTAGTGCTATCTTGGGTAAGCCAATGGCGATGATGCTATTAAATGCCAACTGTACGGTGACGATTTGCCATTCAAGAACACAGGATTTAGAATCCCATATTAAGCGCGCCGATATCGTTGTTGGCGCAGTTGGCGTGCCTGAGTTGATCAAAGCTGATTGGATTAAAGCTGGTGCTGTGGTTATCGATGCCGGCTTCCATCCAACCGATAATGGCGGCGTTGGTGATATCGAATTGCAAGGCGTAGAAAATATCGCCAGTGCTTATACACCAGTCCCCGGCGGCGTCGGTCCAATGACCATTAATACCCTTATACGCCAAACAGTCGATGCTGCTGAAAAATCAGCGGGTTTAGATGGTAGCGTAAGCAGCTGA
- a CDS encoding phosphate-starvation-inducible PsiE family protein — MLKPNMGMHERLQYIGREFVDICHYIILFLISIVVVWTAGKEFFIIFQKGSADLKDILLLFIYLELLAMIGIYFKTHRLPVQFLIFIAITALSRHLVVDVQAVSDNFHLWLLATISFAIMVLSASIVILTWTAKMFGRPEDYLDDHQVPSTEHHLPSVDSK; from the coding sequence ATACTGAAACCAAATATGGGCATGCATGAACGTCTACAATATATCGGCAGAGAGTTTGTCGATATTTGCCACTATATTATATTATTCTTAATCAGTATAGTGGTAGTTTGGACAGCCGGTAAAGAGTTTTTTATTATATTCCAAAAAGGCTCGGCAGATTTAAAAGATATCTTATTACTCTTTATTTATCTTGAGCTGCTGGCGATGATTGGTATTTATTTTAAAACGCATCGTTTGCCGGTACAGTTTTTAATATTTATCGCTATTACAGCCTTGTCACGACATTTAGTGGTCGATGTACAAGCCGTGTCGGATAACTTTCATCTGTGGTTATTGGCAACGATTTCTTTTGCCATTATGGTACTCAGTGCTTCCATTGTCATACTAACGTGGACCGCTAAAATGTTTGGGCGACCAGAAGATTATTTGGACGATCATCAAGTTCCTAGTACTGAGCATCATCTGCCTAGCGTGGATAGTAAGTAG
- the corA gene encoding magnesium/cobalt transporter CorA, which produces MNQDDDLIVKTTTRITPESNVRLIDATIRDEHAYLDNYDSYIYGDADATVEDTIETMTVYDPDSERYEDIEPLSANEVVNCYAYSRKTGEQLNKIALRDVSRALSNSGQFIWLGLYEPSLQTISEVKEAFDLHELSIEDAFADHQRAKVESYDNDTIFVVLRTAKLEGNVIRYGTTAIFMGKNYLITIRNGPSNSYAPVREHCNRRPEKLRMGPIFVLHAVIDFIVDNYMPVTDRLGSYLREQERNIFTYEFNKETLRNLYELKSQLVHMRAVILPVQDICSFFINHQKSDLVSPFSHAAKPYFRDVNDHLLHSLDAINGLNEMLSVVMNTYLAMVNMGQNEVVRKLAAWAGILAVPTAIAGIYGMNFDFMPELHWQYSYLVIMLVIGSLCSYLYFNFKRLGWL; this is translated from the coding sequence ATGAACCAAGATGACGACTTGATTGTCAAAACAACAACGCGTATCACACCTGAGTCTAATGTCCGTCTTATTGACGCCACTATCAGAGATGAGCATGCCTATTTAGACAATTATGACAGCTATATCTATGGCGATGCGGATGCGACGGTCGAAGACACCATTGAGACGATGACCGTCTATGATCCAGACTCTGAGCGCTATGAAGATATTGAGCCGTTAAGTGCGAATGAAGTGGTCAATTGTTATGCTTACTCACGTAAAACTGGTGAGCAGTTGAACAAAATAGCGCTCAGAGATGTCAGTCGTGCTTTGAGCAATAGCGGTCAGTTTATCTGGCTGGGTCTTTATGAGCCTAGCCTGCAAACGATCTCTGAGGTAAAGGAAGCTTTTGATTTGCACGAGCTCTCAATCGAAGATGCCTTTGCTGACCATCAACGCGCCAAAGTTGAAAGCTATGATAATGATACGATATTTGTGGTATTGCGTACTGCTAAGCTTGAAGGCAATGTCATACGCTACGGTACCACAGCGATATTTATGGGTAAGAACTATCTGATTACCATCCGTAATGGCCCTTCGAACTCCTATGCTCCGGTACGCGAGCACTGTAATCGCCGCCCTGAAAAACTACGTATGGGCCCTATTTTTGTCTTGCACGCTGTGATTGACTTTATCGTCGATAACTATATGCCCGTGACCGACCGCTTAGGCAGCTATTTACGTGAGCAAGAGCGCAATATTTTTACTTATGAATTTAATAAAGAAACGCTTAGAAACTTATATGAATTAAAATCACAATTGGTACATATGCGTGCGGTTATTTTACCCGTGCAAGATATCTGTAGCTTCTTTATTAATCATCAAAAAAGCGATCTAGTCTCACCTTTTTCGCACGCTGCAAAACCTTACTTCCGTGACGTCAATGACCATTTATTACATTCTTTAGATGCCATCAACGGGCTTAATGAGATGCTGAGCGTGGTGATGAACACCTATCTGGCTATGGTTAATATGGGACAGAACGAAGTGGTTCGTAAACTTGCCGCTTGGGCAGGGATTTTAGCAGTACCGACGGCGATTGCCGGTATCTACGGGATGAACTTTGACTTTATGCCCGAGTTACATTGGCAATATTCTTATCTTGTGATCATGCTGGTTATCGGCTCGCTATGTAGTTATCTATACTTTAACTTTAAGCGCTTAGGCTGGTTATAA
- a CDS encoding DUF2237 family protein, with protein sequence MSSDYHPNPAINQTNVLGTALASCCFDPLTGYYRNGFCHTGNHDVGQHTVCAKMTSEFLNFSASRGNDLITPLPEYGFAGLQPGDYWCVCALRWVEALDLDMAPQIKLEACHESLLDLVDIDTLKRFAL encoded by the coding sequence ATGTCATCTGATTATCATCCAAATCCAGCCATCAATCAAACCAATGTCCTCGGCACTGCCCTAGCCAGCTGTTGTTTTGACCCGCTTACCGGCTATTATCGCAATGGCTTTTGTCATACCGGCAACCATGACGTCGGTCAACATACGGTTTGCGCCAAGATGACCAGTGAATTTTTAAACTTTTCAGCCAGTCGTGGCAACGATCTTATCACGCCCCTACCTGAGTATGGTTTTGCAGGCTTACAACCTGGTGATTACTGGTGTGTCTGTGCGCTACGTTGGGTTGAAGCATTAGACTTGGATATGGCTCCGCAGATAAAGCTTGAAGCCTGTCACGAGAGCTTGCTAGACCTAGTAGATATTGATACGTTAAAACGCTTTGCGCTGTAA
- a CDS encoding ATP phosphoribosyltransferase regulatory subunit produces MSASSDSAKPALSNPTKQAATQPADNNAVSNRLPYLSSFASEVANSWLLPDGVVDVLFEDAHKQEVLRHQLTQQLITHGYQLVCPPMIEFTESLLSGASEDLKRQTFKIIDQLTGRLMGIRADITPQILRIDAHHGGDGIARYCYAGDVIHTLPSGLFGSRTPLQLGAEIFGCASLTADIELIDVLFSMINSLDMSAALHVDLGHVAIFKRLAELAELSDSDTEQLMHLYANKNLPELKRLCQALPMGNDFYALARFGHDIVNLLAKLSDNAQQDIEIVTAIDELQRLKTHLQEQWQCPVSIDVTELSGYHYHTGIVFNGYINSETQPLVRGGRFDGMKSGNQLASNQPREATGFSMDVSRLLAHTQLEAPTVVLVDHNALSSLDNEQMQLLLQQVASLRQQGYRVTMPLSAEDMPVGLTYRLNFIDNQWQLESV; encoded by the coding sequence GTGTCTGCCAGTTCTGATTCTGCAAAACCTGCCCTGTCAAACCCTACAAAGCAAGCGGCTACTCAGCCTGCTGATAATAACGCTGTATCTAATCGATTACCCTATCTAAGTAGCTTTGCTAGCGAAGTTGCTAATAGCTGGTTGCTGCCTGATGGGGTGGTCGATGTGTTGTTTGAGGATGCGCATAAGCAAGAAGTACTTAGGCATCAATTGACACAACAGCTCATCACGCATGGTTATCAATTAGTTTGTCCGCCAATGATTGAGTTTACCGAATCGTTATTAAGCGGTGCTTCAGAGGATTTAAAACGTCAAACCTTTAAGATTATCGATCAACTAACCGGTCGCTTGATGGGCATACGCGCTGATATTACGCCGCAGATTTTGCGTATTGATGCGCATCATGGTGGCGACGGTATCGCGCGTTATTGCTACGCAGGCGATGTGATTCATACTTTGCCGTCAGGACTTTTTGGCTCACGCACACCGCTACAGTTAGGTGCTGAAATATTTGGCTGCGCGTCGCTTACAGCAGATATCGAGCTGATAGATGTATTGTTTAGCATGATAAATAGCTTGGATATGAGCGCTGCACTGCACGTCGATTTGGGTCATGTAGCCATATTTAAGCGTTTAGCAGAATTAGCAGAATTGTCTGATAGTGACACTGAGCAATTGATGCATCTTTATGCCAATAAAAACCTGCCTGAGCTTAAACGGCTTTGCCAAGCATTGCCGATGGGTAATGACTTTTATGCCTTAGCGCGCTTTGGTCATGATATTGTAAACTTATTAGCGAAGTTGTCAGATAACGCTCAGCAAGATATCGAAATTGTAACCGCTATCGATGAGTTACAACGTCTAAAAACACATTTGCAAGAACAGTGGCAGTGTCCTGTGAGCATCGATGTCACAGAGCTGTCAGGCTATCACTATCATACCGGCATTGTGTTCAATGGCTATATCAATAGCGAGACCCAGCCGCTGGTACGTGGCGGGCGTTTCGATGGTATGAAAAGCGGCAATCAATTAGCCAGTAATCAGCCGCGTGAAGCCACAGGCTTTAGTATGGATGTCAGTCGTTTACTTGCGCATACACAGCTTGAGGCGCCAACCGTCGTGCTGGTCGACCATAACGCATTAAGTAGTTTGGACAACGAACAGATGCAGCTGCTATTACAACAAGTGGCAAGCTTGCGTCAACAAGGCTATCGCGTCACTATGCCATTAAGTGCAGAAGATATGCCAGTAGGGTTGACCTATCGTTTAAACTTTATAGATAATCAGTGGCAGCTAGAATCTGTTTAA
- a CDS encoding adenylosuccinate synthase codes for MGKNVVVLGSQWGDEGKGKIVDLLTEKASAVARFQGGHNAGHTLVVDGKTTVLHLIPSGILREGVTCFIGNGVVLAPDALLKEMKGLEDNGVPVRERLRISPNCPLIMPYHVALDQAREAKRGSGKIGTTGRGIGPAYEDKVARRAIKLADLFRDDLEEKLHNLIEYHNFQLTQYYKVEAIDFDETLKLCKEWKEAIRGMVTDVTEELDQLRRAGKNLMFEGAQGTLLDIDHGTYPFVTSSSVTAGGVSTGTGIGPLYLDYVLGITKAYTTRVGSGPFPTELFDDVGAHLAKVGHEFGATTGRARRCGWFDAAALRRAVVLNSLTGICLTKLDVLDGLEELLIGVGYDLPETECAGAHDAEFYESVTPQYETLAGWSESTVGITNYDDLPENAKKYIKRIEALIDCPIDIISTGPDREETIVLRDPYDA; via the coding sequence ATGGGTAAGAATGTCGTAGTTTTGGGTAGCCAATGGGGCGATGAAGGTAAGGGTAAGATCGTTGATTTGCTTACTGAAAAAGCCTCAGCAGTCGCTCGTTTTCAAGGTGGTCACAACGCTGGTCACACCTTAGTTGTCGATGGCAAAACCACCGTCTTACATTTGATTCCATCAGGCATTTTACGTGAAGGTGTGACTTGCTTTATTGGTAATGGCGTAGTGTTAGCACCAGATGCCTTGCTAAAAGAGATGAAAGGTCTAGAAGATAATGGCGTGCCGGTTCGTGAGCGTCTACGCATTTCACCTAACTGCCCACTCATCATGCCATATCATGTGGCACTCGACCAAGCGCGTGAAGCCAAGCGCGGTAGCGGTAAAATCGGTACCACAGGTCGCGGTATTGGGCCTGCGTACGAAGATAAAGTAGCCCGCCGTGCGATCAAGCTTGCTGACTTATTCCGTGACGATTTAGAAGAAAAGCTGCATAACTTAATCGAATATCATAACTTCCAACTGACTCAATATTATAAAGTTGAAGCGATTGATTTTGATGAGACGCTTAAGCTTTGTAAAGAGTGGAAAGAAGCAATCAGAGGCATGGTTACGGATGTGACCGAAGAGCTTGACCAATTGCGTCGTGCTGGTAAAAACCTAATGTTTGAAGGTGCACAAGGTACGCTACTTGATATCGATCACGGTACTTATCCGTTTGTGACCAGCTCAAGCGTGACTGCTGGTGGCGTGTCAACTGGTACTGGTATTGGTCCGTTATATCTTGATTATGTATTGGGTATCACTAAAGCTTATACCACGCGTGTCGGTAGCGGTCCGTTCCCAACGGAATTGTTTGATGATGTTGGTGCGCATTTAGCCAAAGTTGGTCATGAATTTGGTGCAACGACTGGTCGTGCCCGTCGCTGCGGTTGGTTTGACGCCGCCGCTCTACGTCGTGCAGTGGTATTAAACTCACTAACCGGTATTTGCTTGACCAAGCTTGACGTCTTAGATGGTTTAGAAGAGCTGCTTATTGGTGTTGGCTATGATCTACCAGAAACTGAATGCGCTGGTGCGCATGATGCTGAGTTCTACGAATCAGTAACGCCACAGTACGAAACGCTTGCAGGCTGGAGTGAATCTACCGTTGGTATTACCAATTATGATGACTTACCAGAAAACGCCAAAAAATATATCAAACGTATTGAAGCATTGATCGATTGTCCTATTGATATTATCTCAACCGGTCCTGACCGCGAAGAGACTATCGTCCTACGCGATCCGTATGATGCATAA
- a CDS encoding lysozyme inhibitor LprI family protein, translating into MTINIITNRATNKATNIIQQSIRNLSLVLLASAAFMLPTLSWGAQNCDKPINDFDGLYCLTKVYLEADKELNNSYEKLTKRLSAKQKTTLKRGQLAWMRERNDRCSYNDEDGFYVNMNCATRTTTERVNFLNERVRECAAGSCRDSRLGE; encoded by the coding sequence ATGACAATCAACATTATAACCAATAGAGCTACTAACAAAGCCACCAATATTATCCAGCAGTCCATCCGCAATTTATCATTGGTACTGCTAGCTTCCGCTGCCTTTATGTTACCCACGCTATCTTGGGGTGCACAAAACTGCGATAAACCTATTAATGACTTTGACGGCTTATATTGCTTAACCAAAGTATATTTAGAAGCAGATAAAGAGCTTAATAACTCATATGAAAAGCTAACTAAACGCTTAAGCGCCAAACAAAAAACCACGTTAAAACGTGGACAACTTGCTTGGATGCGTGAGCGCAATGATCGATGTAGTTATAATGATGAAGATGGTTTTTATGTCAACATGAACTGTGCTACTCGAACAACCACTGAGCGTGTGAACTTCTTAAATGAGCGTGTGCGTGAATGTGCCGCTGGCAGTTGTCGCGACAGTCGTTTGGGAGAGTAA
- the ndk gene encoding nucleoside-diphosphate kinase, producing the protein MAIERTLSIIKPDAVGGNHIGAIYERFEQAGLKIVAAKMQQLDDEKAGGFYAEHAERPFYDDLKSFMMSGPVLVSVLEGENAIAKHREIMGATNPKDADKGTIRADFASSIDENAVHGSDSAESAAREISYFFNEDEVCARTR; encoded by the coding sequence ATGGCTATCGAACGCACTTTATCTATCATCAAACCTGACGCTGTTGGCGGCAACCATATCGGCGCTATTTATGAGCGTTTTGAACAAGCCGGTCTAAAAATCGTTGCTGCTAAAATGCAACAATTAGATGACGAAAAAGCAGGCGGTTTTTACGCTGAGCATGCTGAACGTCCATTTTACGATGACTTAAAATCTTTTATGATGTCAGGTCCAGTATTGGTATCAGTATTAGAAGGCGAAAATGCTATCGCTAAGCATCGCGAAATCATGGGCGCTACTAACCCAAAAGACGCTGACAAAGGCACTATCCGTGCTGATTTCGCTAGCAGCATCGATGAAAACGCGGTTCATGGTTCTGATTCAGCTGAGTCAGCTGCACGTGAAATCAGCTACTTCTTCAATGAAGATGAAGTTTGTGCGCGTACACGTTAA
- the rlmN gene encoding 23S rRNA (adenine(2503)-C(2))-methyltransferase RlmN: MSTVQTPVQHVPAKTAKSIKLVDEAQAKTNLLGMTQAQLADYFKSIGEKPFRSTQVIRWIYQQGVTDFEQMTNLSKGLRDKLSANACVIPPKVIHRQYSDDGTRKWVFEVTGGSLVETVLIPADDSKINGRKTLCVSSQVGCALDCSFCSTGKQGFERDLTAAEILGQLWVANASYMTDKNDSLEGVDHSLWENNVTNVVMMGMGEPLLNYRPVVSSMELMLSDHAYGLSKRRVTLSTSGVVPKMYELAQELDVALAISLHAPNDELRNELVPINKKYPLEQLMAAARNYVFDVNPRHKKHVTIEYVMLDGVNDSNEHAKQLVTLLGDLPSKINLIPFNPFPHADYDKSSNNRIHAFSNILSDAGFVCTIRQTRGDDIDAACGQLVGQVADRTRRSAAWQQSIKDRENI, encoded by the coding sequence ATGTCGACTGTTCAAACTCCTGTCCAACATGTCCCAGCCAAGACTGCTAAAAGCATCAAATTGGTAGATGAGGCGCAGGCGAAAACCAATCTACTAGGTATGACCCAAGCGCAATTGGCAGATTACTTTAAGAGTATCGGTGAAAAGCCGTTTCGCTCGACGCAAGTAATCAGATGGATTTATCAGCAAGGGGTGACCGATTTTGAACAGATGACTAATTTAAGCAAAGGTCTGCGCGATAAACTATCAGCCAATGCCTGCGTCATCCCGCCAAAAGTCATCCATCGCCAATATAGTGATGATGGTACGCGTAAGTGGGTATTTGAAGTCACTGGTGGCTCATTGGTTGAGACGGTATTGATTCCTGCTGATGATAGCAAAATTAACGGTCGTAAGACCTTATGTGTATCTTCACAAGTAGGCTGTGCGCTAGACTGTAGCTTTTGTAGTACCGGTAAGCAGGGCTTTGAGCGCGATTTAACAGCAGCTGAAATTCTCGGTCAATTGTGGGTTGCTAATGCTTCTTATATGACTGATAAGAACGACAGCTTAGAAGGCGTTGATCATAGCTTATGGGAAAATAACGTCACCAACGTTGTGATGATGGGTATGGGTGAACCGTTATTGAACTATCGTCCCGTTGTCAGTTCAATGGAGTTGATGCTCAGTGACCATGCTTATGGTTTATCAAAGCGCCGCGTTACCTTGTCAACTTCAGGTGTGGTTCCTAAGATGTATGAGTTGGCACAAGAGCTTGATGTCGCTTTAGCGATTTCATTACACGCACCAAACGATGAGCTACGCAATGAGCTGGTACCGATTAATAAAAAATACCCACTAGAGCAGCTGATGGCGGCCGCAAGAAACTACGTTTTTGACGTAAATCCACGCCATAAAAAGCACGTCACTATTGAATACGTCATGTTAGATGGTGTCAACGACAGTAATGAGCATGCTAAACAATTGGTAACCTTATTGGGTGATTTACCAAGTAAAATTAACTTAATACCGTTTAATCCTTTTCCACATGCAGACTATGATAAGTCGAGCAATAATCGCATTCATGCCTTTAGCAATATACTAAGTGACGCAGGTTTTGTCTGTACCATTCGTCAAACACGCGGTGATGATATTGATGCCGCTTGTGGGCAATTGGTTGGGCAAGTAGCAGACAGAACACGTCGTTCAGCTGCTTGGCAGCAAAGTATCAAAGACCGTGAAAATATTTAG
- the pilW gene encoding type IV pilus biogenesis/stability protein PilW — protein sequence MMTSKNSYQFKYQTLFSHTMKRLRFTVFQKSSSQRVLLAGALSALLLSGCQSTPTNDLLNGTPYQTSTRPNDDRNLDQQEIARVRTTLAAQYIRKNELDAAQRQLEKALAADSRYAPAYDMMGVLMQQEGSRLNLEKADQYFKKAIAFDKEFYQANNNYGVYLSQMKRYKEAAAQLEIAGAALGYEGRIGALENLGRTYLQLNDHPAAAKAFLRALEGNRNSIIAHIELVDLLLEQQRVQQAQRLYDETLILVKGDAISPRLLLQGIKLAAAQNNIATRQQLAQQLLSAYPLSDEAKQLKTWLNNPEAPWK from the coding sequence ATGATGACTTCTAAGAATTCTTATCAGTTTAAATATCAAACACTTTTTTCTCATACGATGAAGCGGTTGAGGTTTACGGTTTTTCAAAAAAGTAGCTCGCAGCGTGTCTTGCTTGCAGGTGCGCTGAGTGCTCTGCTACTGTCCGGCTGCCAAAGCACACCGACCAATGATTTATTAAATGGCACCCCTTATCAAACTTCAACGCGACCGAATGATGATCGTAATTTAGATCAGCAAGAAATTGCTCGCGTTCGAACGACACTTGCTGCACAATATATTCGCAAAAACGAGCTTGATGCAGCACAGCGTCAACTCGAAAAAGCCTTGGCTGCCGATAGCCGTTATGCGCCAGCCTATGATATGATGGGCGTTTTGATGCAGCAAGAGGGCAGCCGCCTTAATCTTGAAAAAGCCGATCAGTACTTTAAAAAAGCCATTGCCTTTGATAAAGAATTTTATCAAGCAAATAATAATTATGGCGTTTATTTGTCGCAGATGAAGCGCTACAAAGAGGCGGCAGCACAGCTTGAGATTGCAGGTGCCGCGCTAGGCTATGAAGGTCGTATTGGTGCGTTAGAGAATTTAGGTCGTACTTACCTTCAGCTAAACGATCACCCAGCCGCGGCCAAAGCTTTTTTGCGTGCCTTAGAAGGTAATCGTAATAGTATTATTGCCCACATTGAGTTGGTTGATTTATTACTCGAGCAGCAGCGTGTGCAGCAAGCACAAAGGCTTTATGATGAAACATTAATATTGGTGAAGGGGGATGCTATTAGTCCGCGTCTACTCTTACAAGGTATCAAACTTGCCGCTGCGCAAAATAACATAGCAACGCGCCAGCAATTGGCACAGCAACTTTTGTCCGCTTATCCGCTAAGCGATGAAGCAAAACAACTTAAGACTTGGCTTAATAATCCAGAGGCACCATGGAAATGA